The Zingiber officinale cultivar Zhangliang chromosome 2A, Zo_v1.1, whole genome shotgun sequence genomic sequence ctgaggaaacaggatccgcctcaacctccgttgaagcggatggggcagcttctgtttcaggggcggactgcgcccccccttctcctgcatctgccgggcggctggggatgagaccccgctcggcgagttctcttTTAGTCGCCGCTTCGATTTCCACGgacttcaacttcagatgatcggtggccttggagcgccacatgacttcagctgcagtaaaagaaattaaaatcaattagacaaaaaagactaagagtaaagaatccttactcatgcggaaggggagatttgcccgaacgggagacagtccgaaaatatacaacacccccttgagaagcaactgatcgatcttgtatcgctgaccggataaccagttcgccgcatgaagataggctgggttgcttctgaacttgccgagctccggctgagtcggcacagcggtctgccatttggttcggaaggcTGGCCGCTCAGGAAGTtggatgtagaagaaaaattctttccagtgcttgttggaggtcggcatattgtcaaaaaatttaaagcctattctactttggaaaataaaagtccccagctcggattgtttagggtagaaaaagaagtggaatattttggggtcaagagggatactgtgcagcttaaagaggacgaccaccccgctcagcagtctaaaggaattcggcacaagttggccgagcgggatgcggaaataattgcaaacctccaaaataaagggatgggtaggaaatctaaggccgccctggaattggtctaaaaagaaacaaacggtgccgatcggcgggtcatggggccggtcagacgggtcggctacaactatttcatagttatcgggaatcccatacgtccgaacaaggcgccgagcgccctcctcatcaaatcggctctccatagtcagGTACTAAGGGCCATGAACTCCAACAGCGggttcagaggagcttgccatctcgaaggagcaaaaagacagcgagaaatcgaaggaatgggaacaAAGAAGGTAGAACAAGTTGGGAGGGCCTTGTAAGGGGaggggagaagcttactgagggaaggtagACAGAAAGGATCACCAAAGAGCCGAAGACCACCGAGGGGTGAGAGCTGGGGCGGCCGGAATGATGCAGCAGCAGCGGGCACCTTCGACTGAGAAtacgcgatgaaacagagaatgcggcgtaaaaggcgaagacgagggctttatacgaacgaggctggtcggcctcgtccatcggatgcaggtcacggaagacgaagtcatcatctagccgtccgtttcaaaatgaccagtgtcccatcgtacggatcatcaccgccacgcaagaggagccacgtggcgctctgtcgccaggcacaattaatgcgcccataccgcgcatgcttcgacttaatgaagaggatttgcgtgattttcgagaagatctagacaagcaaacatccatgttgagcgacaagataaccgaaatgaagagccgaacggctgaatttggcagaagggccgaacggccccagagatattataagcgactggaaggcgacgaccgcccgctcggacatatggtccagtcagtcggactcactgcctcattcgactagacttgaagggaaggcaagtgatccggcggtaagaatggggggcccaccctctgaagggtcccagcctaaggacggatggaaggctggtcaagtgggtaatggtccgagcggagctagaaataacccatccatgggcttgggtttccgacgccaaggcaggaggattgaatggccgagcgggaggccgaTTGGCTGGGATCGAAGggtcgagcgggtggtccgttcggccaagataagggcgagggtacagagGTAGCCAAGCGGCCTATCGCTtgtctcgggatatgggatgtcagagagggtatgtctgatgattaggccgtacacaagattgcacgatggaagatctcgccgtcacatcagggagaggtggatacagtagcagtatggcctcatgtatgctcttctgacaggcccatacttgggtatggtctaaagcagatgactgcttcgattgacgtgcctgggctctttcgatagttctatataaggcctccatttcttcaccagaGGTACACGGGTCTTCTACTtaaaagccacttctttgctatttcctcgcctgacttgagcgtcggagggccgtcgccgggacacccctcccggcttggttttgttgcaggttcgccggagcacctgaggatccagtagggagcgccacatccccagcgttcgttgacccctggttcggacaggatcaccatgCAAGCAGGAAAGTATTTATAgtaggaaccttgaaggcgccttaaacatgcattgaaggcgccttcaacattgaaggcgccttcattgcttgttgaaggcTCCTTGAGCCAAGTCAAAATGATCGTTGaggttcggatagagttctatccgaacaactcattggaggcgccttggacctctgttggaggcgccATATACCTATGAGATAGAGTTTTCAGggcctataaaaggacccctggacctaggaattagatatcaattgttcaatcaactttgtattcattcctagcaatagttctgagctattggagtgtaaaaggcttctccgccttcagtaaaggagactttttctagtgcgcttttcatcgtcttagattaacaaccttcttggttgtaactaggttaactgctgagtcactgttttatttctatttctttattttagttattttattattgctattgcatttttgagttgaaagcacgaggagggtatagtttttatttttcaagcaattcaccccccttttgcCAACCTCCGCTGCACCAATACACCGAGATttgcttggttacaaccgaggaggttgttaatccaaggaaagcgtagcactagtatctccttcaggcggagaagccttttatagtaatgaagcgcacaatagaagctaaactacaaaaaaagctcacaagtgtagaaagaatgcttgagttcagaattgtttaaaagcttctggaccaaggctatatttatagccttggtcgtgGCGCCCTGAGGGTTCTGGGTGCTCTGAGGGTTTCGGGCggtctggggggataaaactttaccccccccccccccaacgttcagatcgcgtcaACCGCAATCTGGTCAACTTTTCAGGTCCAGGCACCCCGggcaggtccgggcgccccgggcaggTCCGGGCGTCCCGGACTGTTCCGGCCACCCCGAATCCCGAAGTCAACTCTGGTTCACTTTtcagtccgggtcctctgctccggctctgctcgcctcggtccgggtcttctactccggatccactcgcttgggtgatctctgccatccggaaaatggctcacccgaacccagcttccagtcttctcgagcaggcttccgctccggcttctcgtccctcggaactgcgtggttccttctcgtccgctagcgtactcatccgcagtcttcatccctcggtcgcaccccgtgccgaccttctcactagctgtgtctcttactcctcgagcagtcttccgctccggcttctcgtccctcggaaccaccgcactcttccttctcatccaccggtgtactcttccccagcgcctcgtccctcggacgcaccgcgtgccgtccttctcactagctttGTCTTCCTctcgactacttgtgctcctaagctcctgcacacttagacacaaggttagaaaaacacaggacctaacttaacttgttgatcacaccaaaacaaccttgggattccaacaatctccctctttttgatgtgagcaacccaaattaagctagggtaaaatagcCATAGAATAAgactaactaaatttacaattaagtgaaAAAAGatagataaattaatttttatctaCCTCTCCTAGACttgtactttttcttctccccctttgatcacataaaaaatggggttccgaaaaatctaagggttaaaaaaaattctaaataaattctaagttagataatttgcaaaaaaaaaattctaacttaaattttgaattttccaaaaaaaattttacgcacgaaaagattttcaaagtataaagatattttttgaaaaaaaaatctaacttaaaaaaaattaagtaagaaaattttctaaaagaaattctaaaaaaataatttgaaaaaaatgtgtttaaaagactttttaaatcattattaaattttcaccttaatacttttatcagaaagttaattaaacatttttatttcaatattttggcttccaggtcgtggcgaggcactaggccttcttggttattggagcaacaaccacttccttagacaaagtctcataaagaatttcaatatttaattttctcgctgaaaagctctaagtctaatcaatagtttaatttaagctggatttaggaacccaatataggttctaacctactggattgattaaaaatttcttagggacatattttctagagatattcctaatttgtccctggtgatatctataataccaattcaaattttaaaattttctaaaattagatgagcatgcatggtttttcaaattatctacttgaattttcatatctttatttttttatttcaatttctcattttctaattttgatttatctaattcttctaagggataggacttagctagaattacttttaaatttttatttccattttttaatttgcagcaatcttttgttaaaagtttaacaaacttaaacattttttcgggaggaagagatcgtacctgacttaccttatcgatctcgttgtctgtttctccccctgaactgctgatttcttccgacgtggctcccccttcatcgatgctctcgattctcatttcggaagagcttgactcgcagtcgtcgtcttgatgacttgccattagagcaagttcgtagaatgcctcgacttccgactccgacgacgtatcgtcccacgtcgtctTTAGGGTCTTtcacttttggataggcttcttacccttctgcttgtccttgttcttcagcttgggacagttgtccttgacgtgtccttcttcatcgcagtggtaacaacggatcatccttttctttttcccctatgaatggttagtagatctagatttataaagcttcttgaatcttcttaccatcattaccatttcctcatcgtcgagagaagattccgactcaggttcgtctctcgaagccttgagggcgacattgttcttgggctccttctttcctgcacatcttgactcatgcacttcaaatgttgaaaagaattctgctaatgaaattttttctaaatcttttgaaatgtaaaaggaatctactagtgatgctcattttgaatttctaagaaaagaattcagtgcgtacctgagcgaatttcggttacttaccttttctccgagatttaaAAGTTCggtaatgatttcttttattctcgagtgcagatgcacgactgtctcgtcttccccaagtcataGGTTGGTGAGTTGATTCGAAGCAGATCTCATCTAGCGAGCTTGACTTCAGAAGTtctttcgtgcagctcgaggaacttctcccaaagttccttcacgGAGTTGTAGTTGTcgattcgattgacttcttgtggcggaagaacgcttaacagatggtattctgctttgtcgttcgccacatattcagcttgctccttttttgtccattgatatttttccttgccctctggagctacaaagtCAAGTTacattgttaaaattaattcaaaatctgttgtgaaaaatacctgcatcagttttttccaggtaACGAAATCCCCTTCATATTTCAGctggtggatgcttggtccgaccattatctttACTTCGattggcgattagtcctcctgaagcgcctcggctttgataccacttgtaggatcgggcggccaactagaaggggggttggatagccctataaatacaaaaataaaaaccaacccttctcgaactcttaagctaacacttgcataaatagataaacagagaataactcagaaaagtaaaaggcacatcgagatttacttggttacaactggggaggttgttaatccaaggaaaacatagcactagtatctccttcaggcgaagaagccttttacagcaatgaagcacaCAACAGAAGCTAGACTACAGAAAAAGctcacaagtgtagaaagaatgcttgagttctgaattgtttaaaagctctgaaccaagactatatttatagtcttggtcgggacgccctgagggttccaggcaccctgggggataaaactttatcccccaacgtttagatcgcgTCAACCGCAATCTGGTTAACTtttcaggtccgggcgcccagaagggttccgggcaccccggactattccgagcgccccggacccgGAAGTCAACTCTGGTTCACTTTTCAGTcagggtcctctgctccggctctgcttgcctcggtccgggtcttttactcaggatccgctcgcttgggtgatctctgccatccggaaaagggctcacccgaatccagcttccggtcttctcgagcaggcttctactccggtttctcgtccctcagaatcgccgcgtggttccttctcgtccgctagcgtactcatccgcagtattcgtccctcggtcgcaccccgtgccgaccttctcgctaactgcgtctcttgctcctcgagcagtcttccgctccgatttctcgtccctcggaaccaccgcacgcttccttctcgtccgccggtgtactcatccgcagcgcctcgtccctcggatgcaccgcgtgccgtccttctcgctagctgcgtcttccgctcaactacctatgctcctaagctcttgcacacttagacacaaggttagaaaaacacaggacctaacttaacttgttgatcacaccaaaacaaccttggggttccaacagagtaAATCAGAGATAAAGGGTTGTATTTGGCTCAAAGCTTGAGGACTTCTTTTATAAGTCTCATTCCGTCAACTGATAAAAGGTTCTGTCAACTAAACCTATCCATCAACTAATAAGCTTATCCATTGACTGATCCTTTGCTCCTTCCTTGTTTGTTGTGATATGATCCATCCAATCACGGAAATCACGTTGTTCCATCGACGGAACAAGGTCTTTCCATCGACTGAACCTCTTTTTATCTTTTGTACTCTAATTCGAATCTAGTTTTATTCTTAGAAACCTAATGATCTGTCGACTGATACCCTTAATCCGTTGATAGAATCGTGTTTTTTATTTGTGCTTCTAAATCGAATCTCACTGCTCTAATTTTCCATGGATCCATCGACTGAATAACTTTTTTTGTCGATGAAACCGCTTAAGAACAATTCTTATAAAACAGTAttagtataaaaataatttttaccttGCAACACATAATTAGAACATAATCCTGCATTACAAGTAAATAAAGTATGTATAATTAAGGCAGTAAGAACTATCTTGATCTTAACTTAGAAACCTTCgttagtttctttaattggaTCAATGCCTAAGGTTGCCCCTACTGGGGCATGACCTCACCGCACtacctccagtaacttacctcaaCTCACTACTAAATATTGGATCTTCTAGACCTATTTGGACTAACCGCTCAGCATCAGATCGACTACCAAGGCTTCCACTTGACTTGATATCGGGTCTAGTTGCCAGATGTCAGGTTCActtaacccatctggacttcttgcctgATTTCATGATTTGCTGAGATTTCCCTTGCTTAGTATTGGGTCCAGCtaacttactaggacttttcaaGTTGAgcatcctgcacacttgatcaatttctcaaataataacaagatttaactttaaacttttaataccatcaaaatataagtttgattaTGGTGCTCCTTGTACCAACAATAACAATGGATTCTATTTGTTGACAATCAATTTCCTATGATATCTTAGGCACCAAATGTATCTTCTTTTATCATGATATTTTCTTAGTTATGTCCTCTGTTTTAACAATTTAGTTTCATTTAAGATAATGACAAAGGTGTTGTATCATGAGTATGACATAAATAAATCAAATGTTCATAAGTAAGTTTGGCATAAGATTTAATAAGAACTTACTTATATTCTTTCAACGTACACAAGGTTAATTAGATGaacaactcattaaattaaataaataagtttaaacatATATGTATTTAAGTTGTTATTATTTGAGAATGGAGATTATGAACTTTTCATGAATAATAATTATGAACAATGCCCATAAACAAAGCTTTtaattcaagttcatcaacaaaACTTTTATAGAAATTCTAAATAaacttataaataaaataaaaagttctTAAAATGACCACATAAGATTATAATTTACTAACCATCCAAACTGACCAAATAAGATCACTAACAACCCATACAAGTTTTAAAATGTAAATACTTTAAATGATAAAATAACTGAAATTAACTATCCAAGTTAAAGTTAAAAGACAGTAAAAGAAGCTTGAATAACTAATTTAGTAGTATAGTGAATTTTAGATTCGATTTGACTTAATCATATTGTTGAGGTTCAATCAAAGTTTTATATTGGAAAGATTTGATAAAAATCATgaggttaaaaggatgcatgatatcttcATTAGCATAAGACCTTTTGAaaagagcccaagagtaaagtcatgaggATCTAGGCCCAAAAtgaacaatatcatgccattatggagatatatgGACATCCTTTTACACGACAAatagtatcagagtcatggtccaagCCAGATGCCATGTGACGCggccttgaatgaagttgagggtGGGCCCAGAGTAGGTCAGGGTAATCGTATGTTCGCGGGGAACCCGAAGTAGTCCAAGATGATCAGATGCTTGCAGGGAGGCTTGGAGCAGGTCAGAGTGATTGGATACTTGCGGGGAGGCAAGtaagtcagggtgaccagatgctcacgGATAGACCCaaagcaggtcaagattgaccggatccaGCTACTTACGGGAATGTCTGGAggaggtcaggatgaccggatgcttgtaGGAAGACCCCGAAGCATATCAGGGTaactggatgcttgcggggaggcctggagcatGTCAGGATGACCAGATGCTCACTGGGAGGCGAAAGTCAGGGTGACTGGATGTTCGCAAGTAGGTCCGGAGCAGGTCAAGATGACCGAATGCTCGCAAGGAGGTCCGCTGTAGGTCAAGGTGATCAGGTGCAAATGCTTGCGCGAAGAtccagagcaggtcagggtgaacAGATGCTCGCGGAGAGGTCAGAACCATAAGAGTAATTGTGATCCTTCGTTTGAggagaggattgttggggttcaatcaaagttccacattggaaagatttggtaaagatcatggggttaaaaggatgcatgatatctctattggcatgcggccttttggggagagcccaagagcaaagtcatgaggaccTAGGCCCAAAAtttataatatcatatcattatagagATATATGGAACATCCTTCGGCACAACACATGTAAACTTGACTTGATTTAGAGCCCTAATCAATAGATTGTGATACAAAAAATTAAAGATTTTGCTAATATACTGTCTGATTTTACCAGCATGTATTACAATTCTATCATCCTGATTTTGCCAACATGCACCTCCATTTATTGACATTCAAAACTACACAAGTAGCAGTTGAAGCTTTACCACAACCATGACACTAAAACAAGAGCTTTGTTCTGTGTCATCACATAACAAAGCAAGCGTTGGCATTCTCTTCGCTGAATATGTAATAAGATCCCGCCGACGCCGTCGAGTACACGTAGCTGCCCTGCTGCACCGGCGACGGGTCATGGATGTACGCCCTGCCGTGGCCCATGACCGGCTGCACTGAGCTATAGCTCACCACGTAAGTCGGCAATTTGCCAGTATAAATATTAACCGCCGGCGAGCTCACAGTCCCTCCGCCCTCCACCTGCGCGGCCGTCTCAGATTCGTTTCCGCCACCTCCGCCACCGTTGCTATGTCCGCccttcttcccctttttcttCCGGCCACCGCCCCCGCCGCCGTTGGCCGCGGCTGGCTCCGCTCCGCCCTGCTTCTCCAGCGCCGGCGGAGCGGCCGCCTCGGGCTTTCCGGGAGCTTCGCTCGGGTTCTCTTCCTCGTCGGAGGAGGTTCGGTCGCCCTCAGGTTTCTGCGGCGGTGGCTCGTTCGCCGGGGGGGCGGCGCTGCTGAtgttcttgtttttgtttttcttcttcttgttccttttcTTCTTGCCACCTGTGCCGGCGCCGGCGATGCCTTCGGGCGGCGTCGGCTCTGGCCAGAGCTCCGCGTGCTTCCCGGTCTTGTTCAGCTTCTTTATGAGCGTCTCCGCCGCAACGTTGCAGGTCACCACCACCTTGTGCTGCGGCAAGTCGATGCTCACCCTGTAAACCCCTGAGAAAACCTCTCACGACTCAACATATCTCAGACCATAATTCAGAGAATTCAACAAGGAAAACAGAAAAAGGAACAACCAATTTCTACCTTCGATGTGATGCAGCACCCTCTTCACCTCCCTCTTGCAGCCTTCGCAATGGATCGAGACCTTCAAAGCCACAGTCTGAGGCATCACCAACAAACAGAATTTAGTTCTCGATACATCAAAGGGAATAATCAAGAGCAAGACTGATGAAGCAGCAACCTGATAGTTGAGTGGCTCAGGGACCTGCTCAGCCGCTGCCATGAGGAGAAGAGCAGTGGAATCGATCGAAcctcaaagaaagaaagaagaaaaacaagaagaagaagaataaataaaagggaagaaaagggagaatGTGCTCGGTTTCTGACTCGATGCAACATGGAGGCGgcatattttcagcattttgttGCCTGAGATCGATTCATGAGGACCACCACCCCGTTGCTTTGTAATCTTTACTGGTCAGTGATTGATCACTGATTTCTAAAGATGAGTGCCGTCATTGGTCCGTACGGACTCGTCCGCAGCCTAATAAATAGTTCTGGTATCTAAAATTTGCAATCCTACTAATTCCGGTCCATGTAAATTTCACTGACTACTAAAATAAGTCCACAAGTGTAAGTGACAATACGACACAACAATCCAAGTAAAACAAAATTGGAATGAGAATTTCTTGCTCCTTGAATGATATTTATTGTCCATGTTAATCGCATCGCTTAAACTCCTATCCCACCCCATTCAGGTGAGTGGTCAGGGAATATATGTGGGGAAATTAATCATCCTAAAATTTTCAAGGAATATATGTGCAAACAGTGCATGGTGATTGTCCTTTTTCTCCTTTGTTTATCTAAAATAATAGTAAATAAAAACAAAGAGGATCCCTTTGTGGGTGATGATACATTCATATTCCCTTCCCATATATTGCTGTCACCCCTGGTAGCATCTCTTCTTGGCCAACACAGCAGCAAATTAAAGGAATCCGCTTTTGAAGGAAAATGTGAATGATAAATGGCTAATTGAGATCTTCATATATATTCCTCATATATTCCACAGGATTTACTAGCTAGCCTGAGAATAATGACGGCCGATGAGAAGAATCACTTTAATCACAAGTTACTACAGGCAGTCATCAGAAAGAATCGAAAGAAGAATTTAGTTCCCAAAGAAGCATGATCGTTAATCAGAAAGAGCAAGAAAGAACAGATCAGGAGGGCATGGAGACAATTTTTATATCTCCATCGCCCGCACAAAGCTTTATAATTTAAGGGGATGTAAATTCCACCAAAGCCTGTTCGTGGAATTTGGAACAAAGTCATACAAATAAACACGGGATCACCTTTATGGCTTACAGATCATGTACAGATGGTACGCTGTAACAATGCACAATATACGTTAATAGATACGGAAGAAATTTCAACCAAACTGCGGTTAAATGTAAGCCAGAGAACTCCGGTCATTAGCTGATTGGGGTCGGCCTCGAGTTGGAGTCGGTGGCCTCTGAATGTTAAGTTCCTACGTAAGGCACCATTTCAAAAGGGTTAGAGTCGATCCAAAGGAATTGTTTGCATCAACAAGATGTGGCATATAGTGAGGGATAATAACAATGGCTTAAATCATGAACGACTTGATAATAAACTGGTGCCTTAACCAATAATTACTAAAGCAGTAGTGTGTTGGTCTCTTCAGATTTGTTACCACATCACATTTAGTTGACATTGGGCTTCATAATGAACAGCTAAGAAACACAAATCAAGATAGTTGTCCCATTGATAAT encodes the following:
- the LOC122040948 gene encoding heavy metal-associated isoprenylated plant protein 35-like, coding for MAAAEQVPEPLNYQTVALKVSIHCEGCKREVKRVLHHIEGVYRVSIDLPQHKVVVTCNVAAETLIKKLNKTGKHAELWPEPTPPEGIAGAGTGGKKKRNKKKKNKNKNISSAAPPANEPPPQKPEGDRTSSDEEENPSEAPGKPEAAAPPALEKQGGAEPAAANGGGGGGRKKKGKKGGHSNGGGGGGNESETAAQVEGGGTVSSPAVNIYTGKLPTYVVSYSSVQPVMGHGRAYIHDPSPVQQGSYVYSTASAGSYYIFSEENANACFVM